A stretch of Verrucomicrobiota bacterium DNA encodes these proteins:
- a CDS encoding aminotransferase class I/II-fold pyridoxal phosphate-dependent enzyme, whose product MSLPFTSIVDSLPATIPFVAPEAIERKTGVPIKVRVGANESAFGISSKAHEVMTQVLGRISHYNDPENHDLREALAEHFKVTMNHISVGAGIDDLLGLAVRAFIGPDDITVSSLGSYPTFHFHVVGVGGKSHTISYLHNGLNDLEALAEAVNRVNAKMVYLSNPDNPAGTWHSASDLNSFFETLPQDCVVILDEAYIEFAPEGVAFPIQDLDPRIILMRTFSKAHGMAGARVGYALADPEIITAFNKVRLHFNVNLVAQTGALASLQDPDFVKSVVQEVETGRRDYEALAHNLGLKTLPSATNFVTIDCNTQPRAQAVLETLATKGVFVRKPGTPPLDRCIRVTVGTPEERNAFAEIFPEALAEVDAAK is encoded by the coding sequence ATGTCGTTACCATTCACGTCCATTGTAGATTCGCTTCCTGCCACTATCCCCTTTGTCGCTCCAGAGGCTATTGAACGAAAAACAGGGGTCCCTATAAAAGTTCGCGTTGGTGCCAATGAAAGCGCTTTTGGTATTTCGTCAAAGGCTCACGAGGTCATGACCCAGGTCCTTGGACGAATCTCCCATTACAATGATCCGGAAAACCATGATCTGCGGGAAGCACTGGCCGAGCATTTCAAAGTCACAATGAACCACATAAGCGTGGGTGCGGGAATCGACGACCTTCTAGGCTTGGCTGTTCGTGCTTTTATTGGACCGGATGACATCACGGTATCTTCATTAGGTTCATACCCTACCTTTCATTTTCATGTAGTCGGCGTTGGTGGCAAAAGTCATACCATATCCTATCTGCACAATGGTCTGAACGACCTGGAAGCCTTGGCCGAAGCCGTGAATCGGGTAAACGCCAAAATGGTCTACCTCTCGAACCCGGATAACCCTGCAGGCACTTGGCACAGCGCGTCCGATCTAAATTCGTTTTTCGAAACACTCCCACAAGATTGCGTAGTCATACTGGATGAAGCCTACATTGAATTTGCACCTGAAGGAGTCGCCTTTCCGATTCAAGATCTCGACCCGCGCATTATTTTGATGCGAACCTTCTCCAAGGCGCATGGCATGGCCGGAGCTCGTGTAGGTTATGCTCTGGCTGATCCAGAAATCATAACCGCCTTCAACAAAGTCCGCCTGCACTTCAACGTGAACCTGGTTGCTCAAACGGGTGCACTCGCCTCACTACAAGATCCTGATTTCGTCAAAAGCGTTGTGCAAGAAGTCGAGACCGGCCGCAGAGACTATGAAGCCCTTGCTCATAACCTGGGCTTGAAAACGCTCCCTTCTGCCACCAATTTTGTTACCATTGATTGCAACACTCAACCTCGCGCTCAAGCCGTTCTCGAAACACTGGCGACCAAGGGTGTATTCGTTCGCAAACCTGGCACTCCTCCACTCGACCGATGCATTCGCGTCACTGTAGGTACTCCTGAGGAGCGAAATGCTTTCGCAGAAATTTTTCCGGAAGCCCTGGCCGAGGTTGACGCTGCGAAGTAG